Proteins encoded by one window of Candidatus Eremiobacteraceae bacterium:
- a CDS encoding diacylglycerol kinase family protein: MSSDRSFAHAVIDAVDGIYHTLVEQPNFRIQFVLTAVAVAGGLALRFGPWQWAVVTLSCAFVLTAELFNTCLEHAIDLYQPENHPLARAAKHAGAAAVLVAAIAAGIVGVFVYGSALLGK; encoded by the coding sequence GTGAGCAGCGATCGTTCGTTCGCGCACGCCGTGATCGATGCAGTGGACGGCATCTATCATACGCTCGTCGAGCAGCCGAATTTCCGCATCCAGTTCGTGCTCACCGCCGTCGCCGTCGCCGGCGGACTCGCGCTGCGATTCGGTCCATGGCAATGGGCGGTTGTGACACTCAGCTGCGCGTTCGTGCTCACCGCCGAACTGTTCAACACTTGTCTGGAGCACGCGATCGATCTGTACCAACCGGAAAACCACCCGCTCGCGCGCGCGGCCAAGCACGCCGGCGCAGCGGCGGTCTTGGTGGCCGCTATCGCGGCGGGAATCGTCGGCGTCTTCGTCTACGGCAGCGCGCTGCTTGGCAAGTAA
- a CDS encoding hemolysin family protein: protein MIDPKTLAFVGVILLIALAGFFAASEAALLALTRVRILQRPADEKTQDLMRLHDGRDLYLTTILVGNVIVLLVGDSLATWLAIAAGITKPVFWATVLMTVCVLIFGEIVPKMVAVQNPTIWGPRLAPFLKAARFVLWPITQFMLFITHWMIRLVGGKPSAKGLYVTEDDIRTLVEVGEKQGVLEEEEKEMIHSIFEMGDTVVREVMTPRTDMVCADVDQPITKAVDLVIKEGYSKLPVYEGNIDHIIGVVHDRELLIAVSRGEQDGVLRPLMRPIKAIPENKKIDELMREMQAEKVSVAIIVDEYGGTAGLVTMEDLLEEIVGDIMDEYDAEESDKAPDIVRLPDGEVVVDARMGIDDVNDQLGLHLPTEDFESIGGYTFGLFGRVPLPGEQVAIDGGVTLVVEKTAGRRLLSVRIKPPTAPNGSRPGASSRDT, encoded by the coding sequence GTGATCGATCCAAAAACGCTGGCGTTCGTCGGCGTGATACTCTTGATAGCGCTTGCCGGCTTTTTCGCCGCCTCTGAAGCTGCGCTGCTGGCTTTGACGCGCGTGCGCATCTTGCAGCGCCCCGCGGACGAAAAAACTCAAGACTTGATGCGGCTGCATGACGGCCGCGATCTCTATCTGACCACGATCCTCGTGGGCAACGTCATCGTCTTGCTCGTGGGTGATTCACTCGCCACGTGGCTTGCCATCGCGGCGGGCATCACAAAGCCGGTGTTCTGGGCCACAGTCCTGATGACTGTCTGCGTGCTCATCTTCGGGGAAATCGTTCCGAAAATGGTGGCGGTCCAGAATCCCACCATTTGGGGGCCGCGGCTGGCACCGTTCTTAAAGGCGGCCCGCTTTGTGCTGTGGCCCATCACGCAATTCATGCTGTTCATAACCCACTGGATGATCCGGCTCGTCGGCGGAAAGCCGAGCGCCAAGGGACTGTATGTCACCGAAGACGATATCCGCACGCTGGTAGAGGTCGGCGAAAAGCAAGGCGTCTTGGAAGAAGAAGAAAAGGAGATGATCCATTCCATCTTCGAGATGGGGGATACCGTGGTCCGGGAGGTCATGACGCCGCGAACCGATATGGTATGTGCAGACGTGGACCAGCCTATCACGAAGGCCGTCGATCTGGTCATCAAGGAAGGCTATTCAAAACTTCCGGTCTATGAAGGCAACATCGACCACATCATCGGCGTCGTCCACGACCGCGAACTGCTTATCGCCGTGAGCCGGGGCGAACAGGACGGCGTGCTCCGCCCGCTCATGCGTCCCATAAAGGCGATTCCGGAGAACAAAAAGATCGACGAGCTCATGCGCGAGATGCAGGCCGAGAAAGTGTCGGTCGCGATCATCGTCGACGAGTACGGCGGGACGGCGGGCCTCGTGACGATGGAAGACCTGCTCGAAGAGATCGTCGGCGACATCATGGACGAGTACGACGCGGAAGAGAGCGACAAAGCGCCCGATATCGTACGGCTGCCGGACGGCGAGGTGGTCGTCGACGCCCGTATGGGGATCGACGACGTCAACGACCAGCTCGGGCTGCACCTGCCGACCGAGGACTTCGAGAGCATTGGCGGTTATACGTTCGGCCTTTTCGGTCGGGTGCCGCTGCCGGGCGAGCAAGTCGCAATCGACGGCGGCGTGACATTAGTCGTAGAAAAAACCGCCGGGAGAAGGCTGCTGTCGGTCCGAATCAAACCGCCGACAGCGCCAAACGGTTCACGCCCTGGCGCTTCGTCGCGCGACACTTAG
- a CDS encoding M23 family metallopeptidase, which produces MKNFLLSPHKRLLIKIIPHHTESIYKIEISHLHLAVTALCTALLCIALMVSHVGAVHAAEAKVQTLQRMDAQQKKQLADISKQTQSIWKRLKLLQQNEKEIRTLTGIGAKKTPAKATMLITPQRAGMQPQSHAARVGVSARTVSPLWSAFAQWLTGGREGGPISFASESEQLAALNVQLNHVWVEESLLKSQAKSAADARLAAVQAHQRYLDAIPSMWPTQGYVSSGFGYRSYPDSEFHPGVDITNDYGSPVYATASGTVVSADWDGGYGYKVVLDHGNGYVTWYGHNSRMLVSAGQTVHKGQEIAEIGATGFATGPHCHYEILLWSKPIDPTPFLDGIPAQVAAQ; this is translated from the coding sequence GTGAAAAACTTCTTGCTCTCGCCGCATAAGCGGCTCCTTATCAAAATCATCCCTCACCACACCGAATCGATATACAAGATCGAGATTTCTCATTTGCATCTGGCCGTCACGGCGCTATGCACCGCGTTGCTTTGCATCGCGCTGATGGTGTCCCATGTCGGCGCGGTGCATGCGGCGGAAGCGAAGGTACAGACGCTTCAGCGCATGGACGCGCAGCAGAAAAAACAGCTCGCCGACATTTCCAAACAGACGCAATCGATTTGGAAGCGGCTCAAACTGCTGCAGCAAAATGAAAAAGAGATCCGCACGCTGACGGGGATCGGGGCGAAGAAGACGCCGGCAAAAGCGACGATGCTGATAACGCCGCAGCGCGCGGGCATGCAGCCGCAATCTCATGCGGCGCGGGTCGGCGTTTCGGCGCGCACGGTGTCGCCGCTTTGGTCGGCGTTCGCGCAGTGGCTCACCGGAGGACGCGAAGGCGGGCCGATTTCTTTTGCAAGCGAGTCGGAGCAGTTGGCCGCGCTCAACGTGCAGTTGAATCACGTGTGGGTTGAAGAGAGCTTGCTTAAGTCGCAAGCGAAATCGGCTGCGGATGCTCGCCTCGCAGCGGTTCAAGCGCATCAGCGCTATCTTGACGCGATTCCTTCGATGTGGCCGACGCAAGGCTACGTGTCTTCGGGCTTCGGTTATCGGTCGTATCCGGATTCGGAGTTTCATCCTGGTGTCGATATCACAAATGATTACGGCTCGCCCGTCTATGCGACCGCGAGCGGCACGGTTGTATCGGCCGACTGGGACGGCGGCTACGGTTACAAGGTCGTCCTCGATCACGGCAATGGTTACGTGACGTGGTATGGGCACAACTCGCGCATGCTGGTGAGCGCAGGGCAGACGGTTCATAAGGGCCAAGAAATCGCGGAGATCGGCGCGACCGGATTCGCCACGGGTCCTCACTGCCATTACGAGATACTGCTCTGGAGCAAACCCATAGATCCGACGCCGTTCCTCGACGGCATCCCGGCGCAAGTGGCGGCCCAGTAA
- a CDS encoding DUF4446 family protein, giving the protein MTDAFQTFIDGLAAAATTPQFAAGALFAVVAIGLYHWGIARPRFGAARRRAEPGATAVPPDLTELKSRLASLESQAGRALQNVGFVRFNAFPDVGSELSYALAVCDERGNGFIVSSIYSREEVRTYAKAVRNFTADKEVSTEERDALAQAQGLIASRKRA; this is encoded by the coding sequence ATGACCGACGCATTTCAAACGTTTATCGACGGCCTCGCGGCTGCGGCGACCACCCCGCAATTTGCTGCCGGTGCCCTTTTCGCGGTAGTCGCAATCGGGCTGTACCATTGGGGCATTGCCCGTCCACGGTTCGGAGCGGCTAGGCGCAGAGCGGAGCCCGGCGCAACCGCAGTCCCACCGGACCTTACAGAGCTGAAGAGCCGGCTCGCCTCGCTGGAATCGCAGGCGGGACGTGCGCTACAAAACGTCGGGTTCGTGCGTTTCAACGCCTTTCCAGACGTGGGATCGGAACTCTCTTATGCGCTCGCGGTGTGTGACGAGCGCGGCAATGGGTTCATCGTGTCGAGCATCTACTCGCGCGAAGAAGTTCGGACCTATGCCAAGGCGGTGCGGAATTTCACTGCCGACAAAGAGGTGAGCACTGAAGAGCGCGACGCGCTCGCCCAGGCACAAGGCCTGATAGCGAGCCGCAAGCGCGCCTGA
- the tadA gene encoding tRNA adenosine(34) deaminase TadA, which translates to MAVDDTAMMRRALELAQIAGARGDVPVGAVVTIDGEIAAVGFNQKEANHDPTAHAEIVALRQAAARQKGWRLANATLYVTKEPCVMCAGACVGARIARLVYACSDPKGGGAGSVFDVTASALLNHRITVEKGILQDEASAMLKAFFQAKREDGLEL; encoded by the coding sequence ATGGCCGTCGACGACACCGCGATGATGCGCAGGGCGCTCGAGCTGGCGCAGATCGCGGGAGCTCGCGGCGACGTGCCCGTCGGAGCAGTGGTGACAATCGACGGTGAGATCGCAGCTGTCGGATTCAACCAGAAAGAAGCCAACCACGATCCGACCGCTCATGCTGAAATCGTCGCGCTCCGGCAGGCCGCCGCAAGGCAGAAGGGCTGGCGCTTAGCGAACGCCACGCTTTACGTCACCAAAGAGCCGTGCGTCATGTGCGCGGGCGCGTGCGTCGGCGCTCGCATCGCGCGCCTGGTGTATGCGTGCTCGGATCCAAAGGGTGGAGGCGCCGGTTCCGTCTTCGATGTGACGGCCAGTGCACTGCTCAATCACCGCATCACGGTCGAAAAGGGGATCTTGCAAGACGAAGCATCGGCGATGCTGAAGGCATTCTTCCAAGCGAAGCGCGAGGACGGCCTCGAGCTTTGA
- the ybeY gene encoding rRNA maturation RNase YbeY — MAGGSAKRTPGTGPRVQIKAAKPWRGVRRTALATAALATLAHAAPKVCGDITVVLTTDSAIRKLNREYRGKDQATDVLAFDIGNGLDAGEPFGDVVISVETARRQAREYDAPLQTEVVRLLVHGTLHLCGYDHHERREAARMHGLTRRLVSRLTAS, encoded by the coding sequence ATGGCCGGCGGCAGCGCTAAACGGACGCCCGGCACGGGCCCGCGCGTCCAGATCAAGGCGGCGAAGCCCTGGCGGGGCGTGCGACGAACGGCGCTTGCGACCGCGGCGCTGGCCACTCTGGCGCATGCCGCGCCGAAGGTCTGCGGCGACATCACGGTCGTGCTCACCACCGATAGCGCGATCCGCAAGTTGAACCGGGAATACCGCGGCAAGGATCAAGCCACCGATGTGCTTGCGTTCGATATCGGCAACGGATTGGACGCGGGAGAGCCGTTCGGCGACGTCGTGATCTCGGTCGAGACGGCGCGACGCCAAGCGCGGGAATACGATGCGCCGCTGCAGACCGAAGTGGTGCGCCTTCTCGTCCACGGTACGCTGCATCTGTGCGGGTACGATCATCACGAGCGGCGCGAGGCCGCGCGCATGCACGGGCTTACGAGGCGACTCGTGTCGAGGTTGACCGCATCGTGA
- the ruvX gene encoding Holliday junction resolvase RuvX — protein MKGAVLGLDVGSVRIGVAVCEGDDLPAMPLCTIDSASRDKDVRRIVALAAERSAQTLVVGYPLKLDGSHGPATEKMDKFVAALRDAFDGAVVTADERLTSAAANRKLLDTGLSGSKRRVLVDRLAAVEILEGWLAQQRRAQP, from the coding sequence GTGAAGGGCGCAGTCTTGGGTCTGGATGTGGGCTCGGTGCGCATCGGCGTGGCGGTTTGCGAGGGTGATGATCTCCCCGCGATGCCGCTGTGCACCATTGACAGCGCGTCGCGTGATAAGGACGTGCGCAGGATCGTCGCTTTGGCTGCGGAGCGAAGCGCGCAGACCTTGGTCGTCGGCTATCCGTTGAAGCTCGATGGTTCGCATGGTCCCGCTACCGAAAAAATGGACAAATTCGTGGCGGCGCTGCGCGACGCGTTCGACGGCGCCGTGGTCACAGCCGACGAACGCCTCACAAGCGCGGCGGCAAATCGGAAGCTTCTGGACACCGGGCTGTCGGGCAGCAAACGGCGCGTGCTCGTCGACCGGCTCGCTGCGGTCGAGATCCTGGAGGGCTGGCTCGCGCAGCAACGGAGAGCCCAGCCGTAG
- a CDS encoding YggT family protein → MYERFICTFFDVARFVLMAECAAIFARVVASWVPDVPRGLATLLRWLTDGVLLPFQAIIPILGGMDLSPLAALFVLQAIAHYVPTCPTG, encoded by the coding sequence TTGTACGAGCGATTTATCTGCACGTTCTTCGATGTGGCTCGCTTCGTCTTGATGGCCGAGTGCGCCGCCATTTTCGCGCGCGTCGTCGCGTCCTGGGTGCCTGACGTACCTCGGGGGCTGGCGACGCTGCTGCGCTGGTTGACCGACGGGGTATTGCTGCCGTTCCAAGCGATCATACCGATCCTGGGCGGCATGGACCTCTCGCCCCTGGCCGCGCTGTTCGTTTTGCAAGCAATCGCCCATTACGTGCCGACATGTCCCACCGGATAA
- a CDS encoding glycosyltransferase produces MGTRYPQRFSRAGKRRGSGGRAIALQLESDRLPIAARPRTILFLSASVGEGHTAAAQAVSLAAIDRWPDAQCHVVDSYRYASHVFHRVASNGYLGMVKVLPQLYRYIYEQAERATKVSAFKSWLHHYTAVNMRQYMEDFAPDVVVCTHAFPCGVMAEYKREFSDAPPVIGIVTDFVVHPFWIHKNIDAYAVATNAMKQALVLRGVLADRVRVTGIPIDGKFARPISKSTARDIIGIERNRTTLLLMGGGLGIGPLEKALVALDEVSFDVQTVVVVGKNERLERRLADVAQRLRHPVVVRGFVDNVCDYMRAADVLVSKPGGLTSSEALASGLPLVMLRPLPGQEERNTRYLQERGVGIRVQTSRELAPAIDDLLGNAAALERMRRAARSLAHPDAAESITQIIARLGRRVPRA; encoded by the coding sequence ATTGGCACAAGATATCCTCAACGATTTTCTCGAGCAGGCAAGCGACGCGGTAGCGGAGGACGAGCAATAGCGCTCCAGCTGGAGTCCGACAGGCTTCCCATCGCGGCCCGGCCGCGCACTATTCTATTCCTCTCTGCAAGCGTCGGCGAAGGACATACGGCCGCCGCGCAAGCCGTCTCGCTCGCGGCCATCGATCGCTGGCCGGACGCGCAATGTCACGTCGTCGATTCGTACCGCTACGCATCTCACGTTTTCCATCGCGTTGCCAGCAACGGCTACCTCGGCATGGTCAAGGTCTTGCCGCAGCTCTACCGCTATATCTACGAGCAGGCCGAGCGAGCGACGAAAGTATCGGCGTTCAAGTCGTGGTTGCATCATTATACCGCTGTCAACATGCGCCAGTACATGGAAGATTTCGCGCCGGACGTCGTCGTCTGCACGCACGCGTTCCCGTGCGGCGTCATGGCGGAATACAAACGCGAATTCAGCGACGCGCCGCCCGTGATCGGCATCGTCACCGATTTCGTCGTGCATCCGTTCTGGATCCATAAGAACATCGATGCGTACGCCGTCGCCACCAATGCCATGAAACAAGCGCTGGTCTTGCGTGGCGTGCTGGCCGACCGCGTGCGCGTGACTGGAATCCCGATCGACGGCAAATTCGCCCGGCCGATTTCTAAATCGACGGCGCGCGACATCATCGGCATCGAACGCAATCGCACCACGCTGCTCTTGATGGGCGGCGGTCTCGGCATCGGTCCGCTTGAAAAAGCGCTCGTCGCATTGGACGAAGTATCGTTCGATGTGCAGACGGTCGTGGTAGTCGGCAAGAACGAGCGGCTCGAGCGCCGGCTCGCGGACGTCGCCCAACGGCTTCGTCATCCGGTGGTCGTGCGTGGATTCGTGGACAACGTGTGCGATTACATGCGCGCGGCCGACGTGCTCGTGTCAAAGCCTGGCGGGCTCACAAGTTCGGAAGCGCTCGCTTCCGGACTCCCGCTCGTCATGCTGCGCCCGTTGCCGGGGCAAGAAGAACGCAACACGCGGTATCTGCAAGAGCGCGGCGTCGGCATTCGCGTGCAGACATCGCGCGAACTTGCGCCGGCGATCGACGACTTGCTCGGCAATGCCGCAGCGTTGGAGCGGATGCGGCGCGCAGCTCGTTCTCTGGCTCACCCGGATGCTGCCGAATCCATCACACAGATCATCGCACGGCTTGGGCGCCGGGTGCCGCGCGCTTGA
- the recO gene encoding DNA repair protein RecO — MKTYTVEAIVLRRRPLGEADQILTLLSHERGKISAVAKGARKTQSKFGARLDFFNRAIITLHAGRSLEIVTGASSVGGAWERIVEPDAFAFASYVAAAIDDLCESGMAVPELFDVVRETHDALSAGISPGAIAAAVDLHVLAALGLAPELAACARCGDQLGRRPLAGGRATLSPFAGGLICRRCAQDPALIEVSRRPGEQSLTVTSRELAALRTLASADLADLAGHEAFASLASITHPFVLHHLGKRSRSLLAADRS; from the coding sequence GTGAAGACCTACACCGTCGAAGCGATCGTGCTGCGCCGCAGGCCGCTCGGCGAAGCCGATCAGATACTGACGTTGTTGTCGCACGAGCGCGGCAAGATTTCGGCCGTCGCAAAGGGAGCGCGCAAGACCCAGAGCAAGTTCGGAGCCCGCCTCGATTTCTTCAATCGCGCGATCATCACGCTGCATGCCGGCCGGAGTCTCGAAATCGTGACCGGTGCGAGCAGCGTCGGCGGCGCGTGGGAACGCATCGTCGAGCCTGACGCGTTCGCGTTTGCCTCGTACGTCGCGGCGGCGATCGACGATCTCTGCGAGAGCGGCATGGCCGTGCCGGAACTTTTCGACGTCGTGCGCGAGACGCATGACGCGCTTTCGGCGGGCATCTCGCCGGGAGCGATCGCGGCGGCGGTCGACCTCCACGTCCTTGCGGCGCTCGGCTTAGCGCCAGAGCTGGCGGCATGCGCACGATGCGGCGATCAGCTTGGGCGCAGGCCTCTTGCCGGAGGCCGCGCCACGCTCTCGCCTTTTGCCGGCGGCTTGATATGCCGCAGGTGCGCACAAGATCCCGCACTGATCGAAGTTTCCCGCCGCCCGGGAGAGCAATCGCTCACGGTGACGTCGCGCGAGCTTGCCGCGCTGCGCACGCTCGCATCGGCCGATCTCGCGGACCTCGCAGGTCATGAAGCGTTCGCATCGCTCGCATCGATCACGCACCCATTCGTCTTGCATCATCTCGGCAAACGCTCGAGGTCGCTGCTGGCGGCCGACCGGTCGTGA
- the lepA gene encoding translation elongation factor 4: protein MSHRITPQRANAEVRNFCIIAHIDHGKTTLSDRLLEITGTVAGREMEAQVLDSMDLERERGITIKSHPVTLSYLADDGKTYELNLIDTPGHVDFTYEVSRSLSACEGALLVIDAAQGIEAQTLANYYLATEAKLEIIPVINKIDLPAADADSVIRDVEDTLLIEKERCIKASAKEGIGIREILESIVRLVPPPKGSPDHLRALVFDSFFDTYRGVILYVRVVDGLLEAGTRIRSMAGDTIFEVLEVGTFRPRMVHGKVLGMGEVGYVIANIKAVSDIGVGDTLTGSDAPAHVPLPGYRKVTPMVYCGLYPNEGDDYGDLRDALEKLKLNDAALSFEPESSIALGFGFRCGFLGLLHMEIVQERLEREYDLSLIATAPSVVYHVLTTAGEMLSIDNPAKLPPSPNIAVMEEPYVKASIITPAEYIGTVMDLCQSRRGTMVTMDYISPQRVIFVYDLPLAEVIIDFFDQLKSRTKGYASMDYEVIGYRPGELVKLDILLNGESVDALSFIVHTANAPSWGRQLAERLKEVIPRQMFDVPIQAAIGNKILARETVKAMRKNVLAKCYGGDISRKRKLLEKQKEGKKRMKQVGNVELPQEAFMAVLKLERGL from the coding sequence ATGTCCCACCGGATAACGCCGCAGCGCGCCAACGCGGAAGTGCGCAATTTTTGCATCATCGCGCACATCGACCACGGCAAGACCACGCTTTCTGACCGGCTGCTCGAAATCACGGGCACGGTGGCCGGCCGCGAGATGGAAGCGCAGGTCCTCGACTCGATGGACCTCGAGCGCGAGCGCGGCATCACGATCAAATCGCATCCGGTCACGCTGAGTTATCTTGCTGACGACGGCAAGACGTATGAATTGAATCTCATCGACACGCCCGGTCACGTCGACTTCACGTACGAAGTCTCGCGCTCTCTTTCGGCGTGCGAAGGCGCGCTGCTCGTGATCGACGCAGCGCAAGGCATCGAGGCGCAGACCCTCGCGAACTATTACTTGGCGACCGAGGCGAAGCTGGAGATCATTCCGGTCATCAACAAGATCGATCTGCCTGCGGCCGACGCGGATTCGGTGATCCGCGACGTCGAAGATACTTTGTTGATAGAGAAAGAACGCTGCATCAAGGCGTCGGCCAAAGAGGGAATCGGCATACGCGAAATTCTCGAATCGATCGTGCGGCTCGTGCCGCCGCCGAAGGGCAGTCCCGATCACTTACGGGCGCTGGTGTTCGATTCGTTCTTCGACACGTATCGCGGCGTGATCTTGTATGTCCGTGTCGTCGACGGCTTGCTCGAGGCGGGGACGCGCATCCGCTCGATGGCCGGCGACACGATCTTCGAAGTGCTCGAAGTCGGAACGTTCCGGCCCCGCATGGTGCACGGCAAGGTGTTGGGCATGGGAGAAGTCGGCTACGTGATCGCGAATATCAAGGCGGTTTCGGACATCGGCGTCGGCGACACGCTGACCGGATCGGATGCGCCTGCGCATGTGCCCTTACCGGGTTATCGCAAAGTCACGCCGATGGTGTACTGTGGCCTGTATCCCAACGAAGGCGATGACTACGGCGACTTGCGCGACGCGCTGGAGAAGTTGAAGCTGAACGACGCCGCGCTGTCGTTTGAGCCGGAGTCGTCGATCGCGCTTGGCTTTGGTTTTCGTTGCGGCTTTTTAGGCCTGCTGCACATGGAGATCGTGCAGGAGCGGCTCGAGCGCGAATACGATCTGTCGCTGATCGCGACGGCGCCGTCGGTGGTGTATCACGTGTTGACCACAGCCGGCGAGATGTTGTCGATCGACAATCCTGCGAAGTTGCCGCCGTCGCCCAACATCGCCGTGATGGAAGAGCCGTACGTGAAGGCGTCGATCATCACGCCGGCAGAGTACATCGGCACCGTCATGGACTTGTGCCAATCGCGGCGCGGTACGATGGTGACGATGGACTACATCTCGCCCCAACGCGTGATCTTCGTCTACGACCTGCCGCTTGCCGAGGTCATCATCGATTTCTTCGATCAGTTGAAGTCGCGCACCAAAGGGTATGCGTCGATGGACTACGAGGTGATCGGCTATCGCCCCGGCGAGTTGGTGAAGCTGGATATTTTGTTGAATGGCGAATCGGTGGACGCACTGTCGTTCATCGTGCACACCGCGAACGCGCCGTCGTGGGGACGGCAACTGGCGGAGCGCTTGAAGGAAGTGATCCCGCGGCAGATGTTCGACGTGCCGATCCAGGCGGCCATCGGCAACAAGATCTTAGCGCGCGAGACTGTGAAGGCGATGCGCAAGAACGTCCTCGCCAAGTGTTACGGCGGCGATATCAGCCGCAAGCGCAAGCTGCTCGAAAAACAGAAAGAGGGCAAGAAGCGCATGAAGCAAGTGGGCAACGTCGAGCTGCCGCAAGAGGCGTTCATGGCGGTGCTGAAGCTGGAGCGCGGCCTGTAG
- the cdd gene encoding cytidine deaminase, whose product MPRLDDARIDELVIKAWEARLNAYAPYSQFHVGAALLSADGRIYTGANIENASLGLSMCAERVALGAAAAAGARSFAAIAIAASDTLGVTPCGACRQVLSEFNADLPVLRCKPDGSYVMLSLADLVPSAFTGRGMGDDRRAPELSGV is encoded by the coding sequence GTGCCGAGACTTGACGATGCGCGAATCGACGAGTTGGTCATCAAGGCGTGGGAAGCGCGGCTGAACGCGTACGCGCCGTACTCGCAGTTCCATGTAGGCGCCGCTTTGCTCTCCGCGGATGGGCGCATCTACACCGGTGCGAACATTGAAAATGCATCGCTGGGATTGAGCATGTGCGCGGAACGAGTCGCACTCGGGGCGGCCGCAGCCGCCGGTGCGCGATCGTTCGCTGCTATCGCCATCGCCGCATCCGACACACTCGGCGTGACGCCGTGCGGTGCGTGCCGCCAAGTGCTTTCCGAATTCAACGCCGACCTGCCCGTTCTCCGCTGCAAGCCCGACGGCTCGTACGTCATGCTGTCGCTTGCCGATCTTGTGCCCTCGGCTTTCACCGGGCGCGGCATGGGCGACGACCGGCGCGCCCCCGAACTCAGCGGGGTCTAG
- the mltG gene encoding endolytic transglycosylase MltG gives MRAAIISALGTIVVFALAAGCYAWWLVEADTALPAQAVTLEVLQGTSVAGIGRQLEDAGVIRSASAFGAFVRVRGGGRDIQAADYDFAPHSSIATVVGVLEAGGRPPTIWVTIPEGFTASQIGAVLQRRGIGTRDEFMAVVRSTNMKFGAVTTRGLEGFLFPDTYQLRRDATPRDVAATLTARFMRELPPDYAAAARKLGRTVPQVVTAASLIEREAKVDVERPLMASVYYNRLRRGMPLQVDATIEYALPTHKTALSFADLKIDSPYNTYLYAGLPPTPIANPGRASLDAAFHPAATGYLYYVYKGKGRHQFSNTLDEQQAAERRFLP, from the coding sequence GTGCGCGCCGCGATTATTTCGGCGCTGGGCACCATCGTTGTTTTTGCGCTAGCCGCGGGTTGCTATGCGTGGTGGCTTGTCGAAGCCGATACCGCGCTGCCGGCACAAGCGGTCACGCTGGAAGTTCTGCAGGGAACCAGCGTCGCCGGCATCGGCCGTCAACTCGAAGACGCCGGCGTGATCCGTTCCGCGTCTGCGTTCGGAGCGTTTGTCCGCGTGCGCGGCGGCGGGCGCGACATCCAGGCGGCGGATTATGATTTTGCGCCGCATTCATCGATTGCGACCGTTGTCGGCGTGCTCGAAGCGGGCGGACGGCCGCCGACGATTTGGGTCACGATTCCCGAGGGCTTCACGGCCTCGCAAATCGGCGCCGTGCTTCAACGGCGCGGCATTGGAACGCGCGATGAGTTCATGGCGGTCGTGCGCTCGACGAACATGAAGTTCGGCGCGGTCACGACGCGCGGATTGGAAGGCTTTCTTTTTCCGGACACCTATCAATTGCGCCGCGACGCGACGCCGCGCGACGTCGCGGCCACACTCACCGCGCGATTCATGCGTGAGCTTCCCCCAGACTACGCCGCCGCGGCGCGAAAGCTTGGCCGGACGGTGCCGCAGGTGGTGACGGCCGCGTCGCTCATCGAGCGCGAAGCCAAGGTCGACGTCGAGCGGCCGCTGATGGCAAGCGTGTACTACAACCGGTTGCGGCGAGGCATGCCGCTACAGGTCGACGCGACGATCGAGTACGCGCTGCCTACGCACAAGACGGCGCTGTCGTTCGCGGACCTGAAGATCGACAGTCCGTACAACACGTATCTGTACGCGGGTTTGCCACCAACGCCGATCGCCAACCCGGGCCGGGCGTCGCTCGATGCCGCTTTTCATCCGGCCGCGACCGGGTATCTGTACTATGTGTACAAAGGCAAGGGCCGGCACCAGTTCTCAAACACGCTCGACGAGCAGCAAGCTGCCGAGCGCCGCTTCTTGCCATGA